Proteins encoded within one genomic window of Firmicutes bacterium HGW-Firmicutes-1:
- a CDS encoding proton-conducting membrane transporter encodes MMSLFWLVLLPILIAILSYIIGATKSKYFILVFQAFFFIMAFINFNTIKHQGAIVENLGDFPQGIGITLYCDNIASVLILLNIFLFSGMILFSIHKEYMNKLFLLLFLILQGLLNGIFLSNDLFNLYVLIDLATIVVSILIMFKKDSRSIYDGMIYLLVNIVAMLFFLLGVGYIYKIFGVLDMTLIHERMAQVTDANVLILPYCFLMTAVGLKAAIMPLFSWLPRAHGTPSAPSVVSAILSGLYVKGGLYLFIRIQDMFQPYLDTQNLFLILGFFTAIVGFIIALSQTDIKLILAYHTVSQIGLIIFGLSIGNIDSYWGSIYHILNHAIFKSVLFLTAGIIIEVYQTRDIRQIHGVFQRMPFVATVTIIAILGITGAPLFNGSISKYLIHRGTTSILEYGLIIINLGTVISFVKYSSMFKGQIGEAVHKIPLNQKIVTFFLASICFSGGIFGSRMIQYLFNITVTVSFSGYVQKSVVYILSLVVGYLFYKYIYRHIPLFKKIRDIELSFPSICLSIVVFFSGLLVFMLITA; translated from the coding sequence ATGATGTCTTTGTTTTGGCTCGTACTATTGCCAATACTGATCGCAATATTAAGTTATATTATTGGGGCCACTAAGTCGAAGTACTTTATTTTGGTTTTTCAAGCCTTCTTTTTTATCATGGCTTTTATAAATTTCAATACGATTAAGCACCAAGGGGCTATCGTTGAAAACCTAGGTGATTTTCCACAAGGAATTGGAATTACACTTTATTGTGATAACATTGCGTCAGTACTCATACTCTTAAATATTTTTTTGTTTTCAGGTATGATTTTGTTTAGTATTCATAAAGAGTATATGAACAAGCTGTTCCTTTTACTATTTTTAATATTGCAAGGGCTATTGAATGGTATTTTTCTGTCCAATGATTTATTTAATCTCTATGTTTTGATTGATCTTGCAACAATTGTTGTCAGCATATTAATTATGTTTAAAAAGGACAGTCGCTCCATTTACGATGGCATGATTTATTTGCTTGTAAATATTGTTGCTATGTTGTTCTTTTTGCTAGGAGTAGGATACATTTATAAAATTTTTGGTGTATTAGATATGACTTTAATTCATGAAAGAATGGCACAAGTAACTGATGCAAATGTTTTAATACTACCGTATTGCTTCCTTATGACTGCAGTTGGCTTAAAAGCGGCAATTATGCCATTGTTTAGCTGGCTTCCAAGAGCGCATGGAACACCCTCTGCCCCATCTGTTGTATCAGCAATTCTATCTGGATTGTACGTTAAGGGGGGCTTATATTTATTTATTAGAATACAGGATATGTTTCAACCATACCTGGATACACAAAATTTGTTTTTAATATTAGGGTTTTTTACAGCAATTGTTGGATTCATAATTGCCCTTTCCCAAACCGATATAAAATTAATTCTCGCATACCATACAGTGAGTCAAATTGGATTAATCATCTTTGGATTGTCAATTGGTAATATAGATAGTTATTGGGGGAGTATTTATCACATTTTAAATCATGCGATATTTAAATCAGTTTTGTTTTTAACAGCAGGAATTATAATTGAGGTCTATCAAACACGAGATATTCGTCAAATACATGGTGTTTTTCAACGGATGCCGTTTGTAGCTACTGTTACTATAATTGCGATTCTTGGTATTACTGGGGCACCGCTTTTTAATGGCAGTATTTCTAAATACTTAATTCATAGGGGTACCACAAGTATTCTTGAATATGGTTTGATTATAATTAACTTAGGGACGGTCATATCTTTTGTGAAATATAGCTCAATGTTTAAAGGCCAGATTGGTGAAGCTGTTCATAAAATTCCATTAAACCAAAAGATAGTTACTTTTTTTCTTGCTAGCATCTGTTTTAGCGGAGGAATTTTTGGTTCTAGGATGATTCAGTATTTATTTAATATTACGGTTACCGTTTCTTTTTCTGGGTATGTTCAAAAGTCAGTAGTTTATATATTGAGCTTGGTAGTTGGGTATCTTTTTTACAAATATATTTACAGGCACATTCCCCTATTTAAAAAAATACGTGATATTGAATTAAGCTTTCCGTCTATTTGCTTATCTATCGTGGTCTTTTTCTCGGGGCTTCTAGTATTTATGCTGATTACCGCCTAA
- a CDS encoding flotillin, with protein MDLNILVLIIVITLLVFGTIVALFARYKKCPSDKILVVYGKVGRNSEGEHKSAKCIHGGAAFIWPIIQSYHFLSLTPISIVVNLTGALSKQNIRIDVPSRFTVGVSTEPGVMQNAAERILALKQEEIEELSKDIIFGQLRLVVATMDIEEINTDRDKFLAAVSRNVETELKKIGLRLINVNVTDIKDESAYIEALGKEAAAKAINDAKKTVAEKNRDGSIGEANAQRDQRIQVAEANSLAVQGENESRVVIANSEALRREKEAEALRIATAAEKVQSAKALEEAYKSEEQAEKARASLEKATKEADVIINAEIDKRRAEISAEADAEQLRRRARGEADAIYSKMEAEARGIQEILSKQAAGFKAIVSASGGNAEDAIKLIIADKLEDLVKTQVEAIKNIKIDKITVWDSAGSEQNGTSTSNFLAGLMKSIPPMNDLFNMAGMDLPKYLGNEKNENQDKKETQE; from the coding sequence ATGGATTTAAATATACTAGTTTTAATCATAGTTATAACCTTATTGGTATTTGGAACGATTGTTGCTTTATTTGCTCGTTATAAGAAGTGCCCTTCAGATAAGATTTTAGTTGTATATGGTAAAGTAGGTAGAAATTCAGAAGGTGAGCACAAAAGTGCAAAGTGTATTCATGGGGGGGCAGCATTCATCTGGCCTATTATCCAAAGTTATCATTTTTTAAGCCTTACACCCATTTCTATCGTTGTTAATTTAACAGGAGCTCTTAGCAAACAGAATATTCGTATCGATGTACCTTCAAGATTTACGGTTGGTGTTTCAACTGAACCAGGCGTTATGCAGAATGCAGCAGAACGTATTCTTGCATTAAAACAAGAAGAAATTGAAGAGCTTTCAAAAGATATTATTTTTGGGCAATTACGTTTGGTTGTTGCAACTATGGATATTGAAGAAATCAATACAGATCGTGATAAATTTTTAGCTGCTGTTTCCAGAAATGTAGAGACAGAACTTAAGAAGATCGGGTTAAGATTAATTAACGTAAATGTTACAGATATTAAGGATGAATCCGCCTACATAGAAGCACTAGGTAAGGAAGCGGCTGCAAAGGCAATCAATGATGCTAAGAAAACAGTTGCTGAGAAAAACAGAGATGGTTCTATCGGTGAAGCAAATGCACAAAGAGATCAAAGAATTCAAGTTGCAGAGGCCAATTCCTTAGCTGTTCAAGGTGAAAATGAATCTAGAGTTGTTATTGCCAACTCAGAAGCATTACGTCGTGAAAAAGAAGCAGAAGCTTTAAGAATTGCAACTGCTGCTGAGAAAGTACAAAGTGCTAAGGCGCTAGAAGAAGCATATAAATCAGAAGAACAGGCTGAAAAAGCTAGAGCAAGCCTTGAAAAGGCTACTAAAGAGGCAGATGTCATTATCAATGCTGAGATCGATAAACGTAGAGCTGAGATTTCAGCTGAAGCAGATGCAGAACAACTAAGAAGAAGAGCTAGAGGTGAAGCAGATGCAATCTATTCTAAGATGGAGGCAGAAGCACGTGGTATACAAGAAATCTTAAGTAAACAAGCGGCTGGATTTAAAGCGATTGTAAGCGCTTCTGGTGGAAATGCAGAGGACGCAATAAAATTGATTATTGCTGATAAGCTTGAAGATCTCGTTAAAACTCAAGTTGAAGCGATTAAGAATATTAAAATTGATAAAATTACTGTATGGGATAGTGCCGGTTCTGAACAAAATGGTACTTCAACCTCTAATTTTCTAGCAGGCTTGATGAAGTCTATACCGCCAATGAATGATTTGTTTAATATGGCAGGTATGGATTTGCCTAAATACTTAGGGAATGAAAAGAATGAGAATCAAGATAAAAAGGAAACCCAAGAGTAA
- a CDS encoding sodium:proton antiporter produces the protein MTKLITGETVAIALFCIGLYGLLARRNIIKTVISIGIIESAVILFFLTIGFSEDALPPIGENIIVKTVDPVPQALMITTIVIGVAVTAVALTMFLSLYHRYGTTNWKKVMKKRGEEE, from the coding sequence ATGACGAAGTTGATTACTGGAGAAACTGTAGCGATTGCACTTTTTTGTATTGGTCTATATGGGTTGTTAGCTAGGAGAAATATTATAAAAACTGTAATCTCAATAGGAATCATTGAGTCTGCCGTAATTTTATTTTTCTTAACAATTGGCTTTTCAGAAGATGCGCTACCACCAATCGGTGAAAATATTATTGTAAAAACCGTAGATCCTGTACCTCAGGCTTTAATGATTACGACAATTGTAATAGGTGTAGCTGTAACAGCGGTTGCCTTAACAATGTTTTTAAGTTTATATCATCGTTATGGAACTACGAATTGGAAAAAGGTAATGAAGAAGAGAGGTGAGGAGGAATGA
- a CDS encoding sodium:proton antiporter encodes MEGTSYLLKKTMGAVYTFIIIFGIYIIYNGHISPGGGFQGGAILAAVFIVHYLITEDKSIRLEFLTLLEKILYFAIVCFSIVFVLYNNNKLSMEAKSLYLLLMNILIGIKVCCGLSVVFFRFVLFESR; translated from the coding sequence ATGGAAGGGACATCATATTTATTAAAAAAAACAATGGGTGCAGTTTATACCTTTATTATTATTTTCGGCATCTATATTATATACAATGGTCATATATCTCCGGGTGGTGGTTTTCAAGGTGGGGCTATATTAGCCGCTGTCTTTATAGTACATTATTTGATTACTGAAGATAAAAGTATTCGTTTAGAGTTCTTAACACTTCTTGAAAAAATTCTTTATTTTGCGATTGTATGTTTTTCTATTGTTTTCGTTTTATATAATAACAACAAGTTATCAATGGAAGCAAAGAGTCTGTATTTACTTTTGATGAATATACTGATTGGCATTAAAGTTTGTTGTGGTTTAAGCGTTGTATTTTTTAGATTTGTACTTTTTGAAAGCAGGTGA
- a CDS encoding epoxyqueuosine reductase, which yields MKEKIKQIVLELGADLCGIANVDRFTDAPNGFNPKDLYEECKSVIVFAKCIPKGLAKVDPRIIYIKATDVNLDELDRISYLSALEIEKLDATAIPLPSDSPYDYWDNNTLEGRGLISMKHAALLAGLGSLGKNTLIMNNKYGNMINIGAVLTNLDLESDPIAEEVCIENCHLCIDQCPQNALNGTSVNQKRCREFTYSKNDRGFSICNCNRCRAICPRAFGQKQS from the coding sequence ATGAAAGAAAAAATCAAACAAATTGTTTTAGAATTAGGAGCAGATTTATGCGGAATTGCTAATGTAGATAGATTCACAGATGCACCTAATGGCTTTAACCCAAAAGATCTCTACGAAGAATGCAAATCAGTAATCGTGTTTGCTAAGTGTATACCAAAAGGCTTGGCGAAGGTTGATCCCCGTATAATTTATATCAAAGCAACAGATGTCAACTTGGACGAATTAGATCGCATCAGTTATCTATCTGCACTCGAAATAGAAAAACTGGATGCAACAGCGATACCCCTCCCTTCAGATTCCCCTTACGATTATTGGGATAATAACACCCTTGAAGGTCGTGGCTTAATATCAATGAAGCATGCTGCCCTTCTAGCAGGATTAGGTAGCTTAGGTAAAAACACTCTTATTATGAACAATAAATATGGTAATATGATAAATATTGGTGCCGTTTTAACCAACCTAGATTTAGAATCCGATCCCATTGCAGAAGAAGTTTGTATTGAAAATTGTCACTTATGTATAGATCAGTGCCCTCAAAACGCATTAAACGGAACTAGTGTAAACCAAAAACGATGCAGAGAATTTACATACAGCAAGAACGATAGAGGCTTTAGCATTTGTAATTGTAATAGATGCCGAGCAATATGTCCACGAGCATTTGGACAAAAACAATCTTAA
- a CDS encoding ferredoxin, protein MHEELVNTIQECEATCEHMTNHVLKLPDIQKRTKQVMLLNECADICGLTANYIARGAMFSKHAAQLCACICETCGEECSRFKDEMSQECAQICMHCARECMNFVNMM, encoded by the coding sequence ATGCACGAAGAACTTGTTAATACAATTCAAGAGTGTGAAGCAACTTGTGAGCACATGACAAACCACGTATTGAAATTGCCAGATATTCAAAAAAGGACAAAACAAGTTATGCTGTTGAATGAGTGTGCAGACATATGTGGATTGACTGCCAATTATATCGCGCGTGGTGCAATGTTTTCCAAACATGCTGCTCAACTTTGTGCATGTATATGTGAGACATGTGGCGAAGAATGTTCAAGATTTAAGGATGAGATGTCACAGGAATGCGCTCAGATTTGTATGCACTGTGCAAGAGAGTGTATGAATTTTGTGAATATGATGTAG
- a CDS encoding hemerythrin, with product MGQFSAQIDVRTIEPKEKHPKIFETFDLLKLGQSMELINDHDPKPLQYQLMAEREGQFQWEYLEEGPDLWRVGIVKL from the coding sequence ATGGGCCAGTTTAGTGCACAAATTGATGTAAGGACAATAGAACCCAAAGAGAAACACCCTAAAATATTTGAGACATTTGATCTACTGAAATTAGGACAGAGTATGGAATTGATTAATGATCATGACCCGAAGCCATTGCAATATCAATTAATGGCAGAAAGAGAAGGTCAATTTCAATGGGAATATTTAGAAGAAGGTCCAGATCTATGGAGGGTAGGAATTGTAAAACTTTAA
- a CDS encoding cation:proton antiporter produces MSLFEILGYIFMVIGVILIAIGIIGLHKYRDFYIRATIASLIDTAGFISVAFGLLLHHKLSFFTLKIGIIIVLMLLLNPLATHTIVRSAYLSGHEEKEEDKDA; encoded by the coding sequence ATGTCATTATTTGAAATTCTTGGTTATATTTTTATGGTGATTGGAGTCATTCTTATTGCTATAGGCATTATTGGACTTCACAAATATCGTGATTTTTATATACGAGCTACAATCGCATCACTTATAGATACTGCAGGTTTTATTAGTGTAGCGTTTGGACTTCTTCTACATCATAAGCTTTCTTTTTTTACACTTAAAATTGGTATCATCATTGTGCTGATGTTGTTACTTAATCCGCTAGCTACACATACAATTGTGAGGAGTGCTTATTTAAGTGGTCACGAAGAAAAAGAGGAGGATAAAGATGCTTAA
- a CDS encoding glycosyltransferase family 2 protein, which produces MKIGVLITTYNDDKIINHSLSAAYKQNYENLLIVCVDDGSKIPVQKLIQFEHAEERLKIINLEHSERAVARQAGIDYLKSMNVDYFLFIDSDMKLSKGFIKKSVEFIRETDVDGIIYPEIAYSKSQNYWTKVKVFERNLYQIHYEQYTSSSIEAARMWKTTSFLGFEEGLKAFEEIQPTLKGFENGQKILKIKDVAIFHDEKHVTFLNLVAKKKGYFVSMGEHESVKLKNVLPRFYFFRKQLYYKENLIKYLSKPHLFAGVVVMYLYLSFLAFSNFILLKRGVEKCM; this is translated from the coding sequence ATAAAAATCGGTGTATTAATAACAACTTACAATGATGATAAAATTATTAACCATTCTTTATCGGCAGCGTATAAACAAAATTATGAAAATTTACTTATTGTTTGTGTTGATGACGGATCCAAAATACCAGTTCAAAAACTGATACAATTTGAGCATGCAGAGGAACGCTTAAAAATTATTAACTTAGAGCACTCAGAGCGAGCGGTAGCAAGGCAAGCAGGTATTGATTACCTAAAATCAATGAATGTTGACTATTTCTTGTTCATTGATAGTGATATGAAGCTATCAAAAGGTTTTATTAAGAAGTCAGTAGAATTTATTCGTGAAACAGATGTTGATGGTATTATTTATCCTGAAATTGCCTATTCCAAATCACAAAATTATTGGACTAAGGTTAAGGTATTTGAAAGAAATTTATATCAAATACATTATGAACAATATACTTCTTCAAGCATTGAGGCGGCACGCATGTGGAAAACCACATCGTTTCTAGGTTTTGAAGAGGGACTAAAGGCATTTGAAGAAATACAACCTACATTAAAGGGCTTTGAAAACGGACAAAAAATTCTTAAAATTAAGGATGTGGCTATTTTTCACGATGAAAAACATGTAACCTTTTTAAACTTAGTTGCAAAAAAGAAGGGCTATTTTGTAAGCATGGGCGAGCATGAAAGTGTTAAGCTGAAAAATGTTTTACCACGTTTTTATTTTTTTAGAAAGCAACTATATTATAAAGAGAATTTAATTAAATATTTATCGAAGCCACATTTATTCGCGGGAGTTGTTGTTATGTACTTATATTTAAGCTTTTTGGCATTTAGTAACTTTATTTTATTAAAGAGAGGTGTTGAAAAATGTATGTAA
- a CDS encoding pH regulation protein F, translating to MISLIMFILSLLSLFLLLIIIKGPSIWDRILGYNIFSSIMILLIMLFSTLHDRSYLLDIVIVYTLLGFISIVFISRFVQGKGKI from the coding sequence ATGATTAGTTTAATCATGTTTATATTATCGCTGTTATCTTTGTTTTTATTACTAATCATTATAAAAGGCCCTAGTATTTGGGATCGAATACTTGGTTACAATATATTTTCTTCAATAATGATTCTATTAATAATGCTCTTTTCTACACTACATGATAGATCCTACTTACTAGATATCGTTATCGTATACACCTTGTTAGGCTTCATTAGCATTGTATTTATTTCGCGATTTGTTCAAGGAAAGGGGAAGATTTAA
- a CDS encoding alpha/beta hydrolase: MKTRKIVLIISLVLILIGSMLGYGIQTDYGNVDIKEVQFTGTFGNTIHGYLYIPKGVTKDKPAPAVINCHGYINTKEVQTGFSIEFARRGYIVLSIDMPGHGYSDAVPPGASGFDGFFSGTTEAFKYLSGLDIVDKSKIALEGHSMGGWNAAQAAQTFGEKINTVVLVDSASGTFGPALFDENSPFNHAVTFGDSDEMVLMFWEVPNAREINKSPKLKKSIGVTEDIEYGKIYGSFENKTARAVFQTPDTHAGAHMSREAIGAAVGFVQDAMPAGSVIPSTDQVWPMHEFAKLLNLIGIGLFIIFLGGVLLDTKYFGTLVQEGPQTLNIRGGKAIWAVLALITTAFPALIYFKYKGPTFLDASFLPGSALAPQGITTAIARWSVINGVMFLVLFLVWHFAFGKKEGGTLVTYGISTSSEKKEFSWNYIGKTALLAGIILGCTQLIAALVGHIFKIDFRFWVIGFKALDFAHIKMGLVYFWPFFFFFLIGALAAQTYLRTKKLEGKYAVVIPYLAAILVNGLGMFVLVLMQYVPAITTGIAGFPNFTLEAIVGFQFIVTLPFAGIIATYFSKKTSNIYLPAFINAGFITMYVVIGQAIHYFPK, translated from the coding sequence GTGAAGACTAGAAAAATCGTTTTGATTATATCTCTGGTATTAATCTTGATTGGGTCAATGCTAGGTTATGGAATTCAAACGGACTATGGAAACGTTGATATTAAAGAAGTTCAGTTTACCGGTACATTTGGCAACACGATTCATGGATATTTATATATTCCAAAGGGTGTAACAAAAGACAAACCTGCACCGGCAGTAATTAATTGCCATGGATACATAAATACAAAAGAAGTTCAAACGGGTTTTAGTATTGAATTCGCAAGAAGAGGCTATATCGTATTATCAATTGATATGCCGGGACATGGATATTCAGATGCAGTACCTCCAGGAGCAAGTGGATTTGACGGTTTCTTCTCAGGAACAACGGAGGCTTTCAAATATCTTTCAGGTCTGGATATTGTTGACAAGAGTAAAATTGCCCTTGAAGGTCATTCCATGGGTGGGTGGAATGCTGCACAAGCGGCCCAAACTTTTGGAGAAAAAATTAATACCGTAGTATTAGTTGATTCTGCATCCGGTACATTTGGACCAGCATTATTTGATGAAAACTCACCATTTAATCATGCTGTTACCTTTGGAGATTCAGATGAGATGGTTTTGATGTTCTGGGAAGTTCCAAATGCAAGAGAGATTAATAAATCACCAAAACTTAAAAAGTCAATTGGTGTAACAGAAGACATAGAATATGGTAAAATATATGGTTCTTTTGAAAACAAAACTGCAAGAGCAGTGTTTCAAACTCCAGATACACATGCAGGAGCGCATATGTCAAGGGAAGCCATTGGAGCAGCGGTTGGATTTGTACAAGATGCGATGCCAGCAGGTAGTGTTATTCCATCAACAGATCAGGTATGGCCAATGCACGAATTTGCAAAATTGTTAAATTTAATTGGAATTGGATTGTTTATCATATTTTTAGGTGGAGTATTACTGGATACTAAATATTTTGGAACACTTGTACAAGAAGGTCCACAAACATTGAATATCAGAGGTGGAAAAGCAATATGGGCAGTTCTTGCCTTGATTACAACTGCATTTCCTGCACTAATCTATTTTAAATACAAAGGGCCTACGTTCCTGGATGCAAGCTTTTTACCGGGATCAGCTTTAGCACCTCAAGGAATAACAACTGCAATTGCAAGATGGTCAGTGATTAACGGAGTTATGTTTTTGGTATTGTTCCTAGTATGGCATTTTGCTTTTGGAAAAAAAGAAGGTGGTACACTAGTAACATACGGTATATCCACTTCAAGTGAAAAGAAAGAATTTTCTTGGAATTACATTGGAAAAACTGCATTGCTTGCAGGTATTATATTAGGATGTACACAATTAATAGCTGCATTAGTAGGACATATATTTAAAATTGATTTTAGATTTTGGGTTATTGGATTTAAGGCATTGGATTTTGCTCATATTAAAATGGGTCTAGTATATTTCTGGCCATTCTTCTTCTTCTTCTTAATAGGTGCCTTGGCAGCCCAAACCTACTTAAGAACTAAAAAATTAGAAGGTAAATATGCAGTAGTAATTCCATATTTAGCCGCAATATTAGTAAATGGTTTAGGTATGTTCGTGTTGGTACTCATGCAATATGTTCCTGCAATTACAACTGGAATAGCTGGGTTCCCAAATTTCACATTAGAAGCGATTGTAGGATTCCAGTTTATTGTAACACTTCCTTTTGCAGGAATTATCGCTACATACTTTAGTAAGAAAACATCCAACATATACTTGCCTGCATTCATAAATGCAGGGTTTATAACAATGTATGTTGTGATAGGACAAGCAATACATTATTTCCCCAAATAA
- a CDS encoding glycosyl transferase family 1, whose amino-acid sequence MQKSISEKFILILSQRDISHPAAGGAEKYLHKAISVLAEKEKIIHLGCAFDGCKKEEIIDGVQYVRHGKNLFTVIFYGIKFYLHNRRQVLMVIDHSNTHQFFTFLWVRKKRVFFIHQLALDIWPYYFGKIGNIFWVLEELLIRLSRGRAITVSESTKNDLASRKFKEIYVVPEGNDIVCHELPSDESKQDYLLYVGRMVPYKRVEDAILVAAKLEKKLIIIGRGPKKYTDFLKVYAEKVQADCEFLGFISKEEKTQRMKDAYLLLMPSIREGWGLVITESSNLGTPSVVYNVNGVIEAVNYGKAGYIAKNMSVEGMLEVIRDITPEGYKKIREDAFDYSLKFTWEQTAQIFADTIHSILQ is encoded by the coding sequence GTGCAAAAAAGTATATCCGAAAAGTTTATATTAATTCTATCTCAAAGAGATATTTCTCATCCAGCAGCCGGTGGTGCTGAGAAGTATTTACACAAAGCCATAAGTGTATTAGCTGAAAAGGAAAAGATTATACATTTAGGCTGTGCTTTTGATGGCTGCAAGAAAGAAGAAATAATAGATGGTGTTCAATATGTGAGGCATGGTAAAAATTTATTTACTGTCATTTTTTATGGAATAAAATTTTATCTACATAATCGCAGACAGGTGCTAATGGTAATTGACCATTCCAACACACATCAATTCTTTACTTTTTTATGGGTAAGAAAGAAAAGGGTGTTTTTTATCCATCAGCTGGCCCTAGACATATGGCCATATTACTTCGGTAAAATAGGGAACATTTTTTGGGTTTTAGAAGAGCTATTAATACGCTTGAGTCGAGGAAGAGCAATAACAGTTTCAGAATCAACAAAAAATGACCTAGCTTCTAGAAAGTTCAAGGAAATATATGTTGTACCTGAAGGCAATGACATCGTTTGTCATGAGTTACCATCAGACGAATCAAAGCAAGATTACTTACTTTATGTTGGAAGGATGGTACCCTATAAAAGGGTTGAGGATGCCATCTTGGTTGCTGCTAAGTTAGAGAAAAAATTAATTATCATTGGCAGGGGACCAAAGAAGTATACGGATTTTTTGAAAGTGTATGCAGAAAAGGTACAGGCTGATTGTGAATTCTTAGGGTTTATTTCAAAAGAAGAAAAAACTCAAAGAATGAAGGATGCCTACCTATTACTGATGCCATCTATTCGTGAAGGATGGGGGTTGGTTATTACAGAAAGTAGTAATCTTGGAACGCCATCCGTAGTTTACAATGTAAATGGAGTTATTGAGGCTGTAAATTACGGAAAGGCAGGATATATTGCTAAGAATATGAGTGTGGAAGGAATGCTGGAGGTGATTCGTGACATCACGCCAGAAGGCTACAAGAAAATAAGGGAAGATGCATTTGATTATTCTCTTAAATTTACTTGGGAGCAGACTGCACAAATATTTGCTGACACTATTCATTCGATTCTACAGTAA
- the mutY gene encoding A/G-specific adenine glycosylase encodes MKSETIIQFQNKLLEWYDNNARILPWRDNPSPYRVWISEIMLQQTRVNAVKPYFENFMKEVPTIQTLANISEDKLLKLWEGLGYYNRAKNLKNAANIIVQSFGGEMPSSIEDLQSLPGIGPYSSGAIASIAFGRRVPAIDGNVLRVFARVTANEGSIIDQTVKKEIEKSVVEILPMIRIGDFNQAIMELGATICVPNGLPKCIECPINTICEGNKQGIAATLPLKTKKKARKIEEKTIFVIRFMDRTALRQRGNKGLLSSLWEFPHVEGHLSREECEEQLNEWNIICHKIIPLNKSKHIFTHIEWHMIGYFIQIESMPVDTKFVWATQNELKEKYSIPSAFRTYRGGIDD; translated from the coding sequence ATGAAATCAGAAACAATCATTCAATTTCAAAATAAACTATTAGAATGGTACGATAACAATGCACGTATCTTACCATGGAGAGACAATCCTTCACCCTATAGAGTTTGGATTTCAGAAATTATGCTTCAACAAACGAGGGTAAATGCTGTAAAGCCTTATTTTGAGAATTTTATGAAGGAAGTTCCAACAATACAGACCCTTGCAAATATTTCAGAAGATAAACTATTAAAGCTTTGGGAAGGATTGGGGTATTATAATCGTGCCAAAAATTTAAAAAATGCTGCCAATATCATTGTGCAAAGCTTTGGCGGAGAAATGCCGTCCAGTATAGAAGACTTACAATCTCTTCCTGGAATTGGCCCCTATTCATCCGGAGCGATCGCTTCCATTGCATTTGGGAGGAGGGTTCCTGCTATTGATGGGAATGTACTTAGGGTATTTGCCCGAGTTACAGCAAACGAAGGTAGTATTATAGATCAAACAGTGAAAAAAGAGATTGAAAAAAGTGTAGTTGAAATATTACCTATGATTCGTATTGGTGATTTTAATCAAGCAATTATGGAATTAGGAGCCACTATATGCGTACCAAATGGGCTGCCGAAATGCATCGAATGTCCAATTAACACTATTTGTGAAGGAAATAAACAAGGTATTGCAGCAACACTTCCTTTAAAAACTAAAAAAAAAGCAAGAAAAATTGAGGAAAAGACTATATTTGTGATTCGTTTTATGGACAGAACAGCATTAAGACAAAGGGGTAATAAGGGATTGTTATCAAGTCTTTGGGAATTTCCACATGTAGAGGGACATTTATCTCGTGAAGAATGTGAAGAACAATTAAATGAATGGAATATTATTTGTCATAAAATAATTCCTTTGAATAAATCCAAACATATTTTTACGCATATAGAATGGCATATGATTGGGTATTTCATCCAGATAGAAAGTATGCCAGTTGATACTAAATTCGTCTGGGCAACACAGAATGAATTAAAGGAAAAATATTCGATTCCCTCAGCTTTTAGAACATATAGAGGGGGCATAGATGATTAA